One genomic region from Plasmodium chabaudi chabaudi strain AS genome assembly, chromosome: 7 encodes:
- a CDS encoding ATP synthase-associated protein, putative produces the protein MNKNETHKSLEKEDINKLIDNSLKSADTDDGHSYFLQQNNIYWETGHRTYIPFFHFLIHKYTNKIIDDQIRNFRNSVKSVHHTPFVFHKDGYFRSYYGDPDINMIFNLKKNANFVFNSTGSLNSYNLLSNNCTYDKPTHIFNQVLMSAFKMDLKNALETAT, from the exons atgaataaaaatgaaactcACAAGAGTTTGGAAAAGGAAGATATTAATAAACTCATCGATAATTCTTTAAAGTCAGCAGATACCGATGATGGGCATtcctattttttacaacaaaataatatttattgggAAACAGGTCATAGGACATACATTCCcttttttcactttttgatacataaatatactaataaaataatagacGATCAA ATAAGAAATTTTCGAAACAGTGTAAAAAGTGTACATCATACTCCATTTGTATTTCACAAAGATGGATATTTTAGAAGTTATTATGGGGACCCAGATATTAATAtgatttttaatttaaaaaaaaatgcaaattttgtttttaattcaaCAGGATCATTGAATTCGTATAATTTGCTAAGCAACAATTGTACTTATGATAAGCCTACACACATATTTAATCAAGTACTTATGAGCGCATTCAAAAtggatttaaaaaa